The DNA region CACTGATGACACAAAATTATGGCATATGCGTCTTGGCCATATTAGTGAACATGGTATGTTAGAGTTGcacaaaagaaatttattgaaagGGGTGAAGACATGCAAGCTAGACTTCTACAAGTATTGTGTGTATGGGAAGCAGCATAGAATCAGTTTCAAGACAAGCTCTCATACAAGTAAGGGAGTTCTTGACCACATTCATTTAGATGTTTGGGGTCCAGTATCATTGTCTTCTCATAGCGGTGCTCAGTATTTCGTCAGTTTCATTGATGATTGCTCTAGAAAGGTATGAATGTATTTTATGAAGCATAAGTCTGATGTGTTTGGCATATCTAAAAAATGGAAAGCACAAGTTGAGAATCAGACTGCtaggaaaataaaataccaTAGAACAGATAATGGACTATAGTATAGAGATAAATaattcataagattttgtgaatTAGAAGGCATTACTCGCCACTTCACAGTTAAAGGACCTCCACAGCAGAATGGGGTTGCACAAAGaatgaacagaaccttagcagAAAGAGCCAGATGCATGAAATTAAATGCAGGGTTGCCTAAGGTGTTCTGGGTAGAGACAGTTAACACAACAAGCTTCATTATTAATAGATCTCCATCATCAGCCATAGATTTTAAGATTCCAGAAGAGGTTTGGTCAGGTAGACCAGTTGATTATTCGAGTCTAAAAATCTTTGGTTGTCCAGCTTATGTGCATGTGAATAATGGAGAGCGTTCTAAATTGgattcaaagtaaagaaaatgcatatttattggttttaaaaaatgtgttaaaGGCTACAGGCTTTGGGATCCAATCTCAAAGAAAATAGTGACCAGCAGAGATGTCATATTTGATGAAGCCTTTATGTTGAAACAGAATGAAGCAGAGACTTGTGGTGATAGTCCACATGAGAAATTAACTATTGAGGTGGAGTTTGACAAGAATAGTTCACCTAGTGATAAGGGTGATGTTGAGATTGATCCACAACAGCAACAAGAAGAGCCTTATTCAATTGCTAAAGGTAGAGAAAAGCAGGTTCATAAAGCACCATAAAGATATGGCTTTGAAGACATGGTTAGCTTTGCTCTCATAACTAGTAGTGGAGATCCATTGTCTTACAAAGATGTAGAAGAGATGGGGCCACTACAGAAGAATAAGACTTGGGAATCCTCTAGTATGTTGACAAAGTCAGTTCCAACAGGTAAGTTCAAGAGCTACTTGGACTTGGTTGGTGTTTACAGCTTGTAAGCCCTTAAGGGCTAAGATGGATGCGATGGAGGAATTTGCTTGTGTAGCTTGATTAATTTAAGCCAAGGTGGAGATTTGTTGATGTGGGCAGTGTGGCTTGTATTGCCAAGCCCAAGTCAACACAAGTTTACCAAATACTTGTTGTATTAGGAGTCCAAGGTAGCCGACCTAACATATATCactatatatatgttattaGTTATGGCAATAGGAGAATTTGAATAACCTAGTAGGGTATAGCCgcataagaaaataaagaattaaagaggTAGTCAGCTTCTATTCTTATTGTTTCTGTGATAGAGCGCTAGGGTGTAATTAGGATTTAAGTTTCTTGAAAGTTTTTTTATGCACTATTgtatctctttatttttatagtgaaatttctCCATTGTCGCTGTGGAGGTAGACAgtttgccgaaccacgtaacttcttgtgttctttgtgtgtgCTTGTTATTTAATTTCCGCTTATTTACTGTTATTGATTTGAGTCTTGAGGTGCTATCTGCACAACAAAAAGCAACATATGATTTTAGAGTAGAAGGAAAAGACAAGTAACTTACTTGTTTACTTTGTTGATGTTTATAGAAGGAAAACAGTGGATCATATTTGCTAGTGGGGAAAAGggggggaaaaagaaagaaagaaagaaaaaaacgaTGAAACGAGGAGCCATAGAGGCCACTAGtctatgagagagaaaaaaaatacaaagaagaagatgagattaatactttttttataagatagaaattatactctagcctaatctaaatgtatatgtatgtgaaactctctcctggAAACTTGAACTCCTACCCTTActccccacacctcacaagcacttatacttgtagagtgaacatcgcaccaagggtgcacgGTGGTAGATGAAGTTAAAACTTGATTGGACTTAGACAtggtaatttatttttgaaaagatgaTCCCACTAATTAAGAAAGAATGGTAAAAAGTGTAAAACTAATAATTACTCCTAGAGAATGATAACATTTACGTGggctgggggggggggggggggacactTTTGCAAGTAATAGGAagtttctactttttttttttttttttggaagccGGAACCAAccaattttctttaatttagagcattagcatccaaATACAAAGCATCCACCACAGGTGGGGGAtcctcctccaaccaaacaatatCATCATCAATTAATTTAGCGAATTTAGCCAAAGCATAAGCAACACTATTAGCAGTGCGCCTAACACAATTAATCGAGATGGATCTAAAGCCTGTAGCCAAGCACCAAATATCCTCATAAATTAATCCAAGCCGTGAAAGATTCACTTGAGCCTAGGAAATCGTCTGCATCACCAACGCACTATCACCTTCCAAAATAATCTCCATGAAACCAACGTCAATAGCAAACTCGAGGGCTTTACGACATGTAAGCACTTCCACCTCTTCACTATCCCTTACAACACCACCCTTCGCAACAAGAGCAGCCATTACTTGGCCCTTTTCATTTCTAATCATAGCCTTATAGCCAGAAGCAGCTCCCTCATCAAAGCAAGCACCATCAAAATTCAGTTTGAACAAATTTCCCTGCGAAGGCTTCCATATTTTGGATGGTGCATTATTTatgtaatggtttttttttttttcaaatttcaaacattGTAATTGCTTAACaatttgaatatttataatataaataactattttataCATATTTGCAATTGTTCCAGAATGTACACCAAAATAGTACAGGATCAAATCGGTATCTCCAATGAAGAAACTGGAATGGGCACCAAAATAGTATTCataatatttctagtattttatgtaaaatatatgATCCACTAATTGAAAGTTTGAAATGCCGTgaaaaaggataaaatttgGGATAGATAAGTTATGCTTTtaactaaaaccaaaaaataaaataaaatacaattaagTGCAGTTAGGTGGGTCAAGATAAAGCTGAGAGCTTTTAGTGTCAAGGAGCGTTTGcaactttatttttgttgaagttAGGTACTTTAGCACTTGAGTGCGTTTTTGTGTATTTTCAATATTGGGGGCAAATTCTTCTGATAATATAAGTGAAGTGAAGAAACTTTTGGAGCAGTTTTTGTTGAAGCTTTTAGTGTCAAGGAGCATATTGCCCCCCGCCCCCCTGGCTTCGCCGTTGAATTTTCCAAACATCATTCATGCGTATAGCTTACTCCATGCAGTGCAAGGGGCTTATGTATGTATTATTACACAACATTTTCTCTGAACAAAGAAGTCGACTATTAGCCAATCGATGTTAGACATCAAACctctttttgtgttttgtttacTATCCTTCTTTAGGCTCTCTGCTACGATAGACACTATCATTCCAAGCCATTCCATCAGAGACGGTGAGACTTTAGTTTCAGCTGGTGGAACCTTTGAACTGGGATTCTTCAGTCCAGGCAATTCAAAAGGCCGATACTTGGGAATATGGTATAGGATATCTACCGACGCAGTTGTATGGGTAGCCAATAGAGAGACTCCAATTGCTAATCGCTCAGGAGTCTTGAAGGTTACAAATGAAGGAGATATTGTTCTTTTCAGCAACACAAATAGTGATGTTTGGTCATACAATACGTCGAGAGCTGCAGCAAGTCCAGTTGTAAAGCTGCTGGATTCAGGAAATCTTGTTGTGAAAGATGGAAATGACAATGGCTTGGAGAACTTATTGTGGCAGAGCTTTGATTATCCTTGCGACACATTGATGCCAGGAATGAAGTTGGGAAAGAACTCTGTAACAGGTCGAGACTGGTTTTTAACATCTTGGAAAAGCACAGATGATCCTGCTAAAGGTGATTTTTCTTTACGGATTGATACTCATGGGCTTCCACAGCAAGTTTCTATGAAGGGAGATAAAATAAAGGCTAGAGGAGGGCCATGGAATGGCATTAGTTTTTCAGGATATCCCCGGTTAAGACCAAATCCAATATTCGAGTATGAATTTGTGATGAACAAAACTGAGGTATATTACGTGTATAAACTTGTGAATAGTTCAGTCTTTTCAAGACTTGTATTTTACCCATCAGGTGTTTGGGGACGGCTCGTATGGAGGGATCAGACACACAGCTGGGAGATCTATTCTACATCCCAGGTAGATCAGTGTGAAAATTATGCCTACTGTGGTGCATATGCTACCTGCAACACCAATCGCTCTCCAGTATGTACATGCTTACAAGGATTTGTATCCAAATCTCCAAAAAATTGGAATTCAGTAGATTGGTCTGATGGTTGTGTTCGAAGGACTCCATTGGAATGCAATAGAGATGGCTTCCTCAAATACACAAATGTGAAATTGCCCGACACATCTTCTTCATGGTTTAATATAACCATGAGCCTCAAGGAATGTGAGGGATTGTGTTTGAAAAACTGTTCTTGCACAGCATACTCAAATTTAGATATCAGGGGAAAAGGAAGCGGCTGCTTGCTTTGGTTCGGTAACTTGAATGATATGAGAGTAGACCAGGACGGGCTGGACGGCCAAGACATATATATAAGGCTGGCCAATTCAGAACTAGGTACTTTTTACTCctgttattttatatttgctCTCTTTGGATTTGCTCTTTTATTATAAACTAGTAAGTTTCCGTGCGATATACGGATAAtgttataatgttttatgtaaatttgtttttggaaaatattatacatattatagcaaatttattataaaactttgttagtaatgagttcatcataaaaaagtaacaattataaattacacacatatatctattataattattttgttcaagtaatgagtaataatgaaaataacttggagtaatattttataataaaagttgat from Castanea sativa cultivar Marrone di Chiusa Pesio chromosome 6, ASM4071231v1 includes:
- the LOC142641226 gene encoding G-type lectin S-receptor-like serine/threonine-protein kinase At4g27290, whose protein sequence is MLDIKPLFVFCLLSFFRLSATIDTIIPSHSIRDGETLVSAGGTFELGFFSPGNSKGRYLGIWYRISTDAVVWVANRETPIANRSGVLKVTNEGDIVLFSNTNSDVWSYNTSRAAASPVVKLLDSGNLVVKDGNDNGLENLLWQSFDYPCDTLMPGMKLGKNSVTGRDWFLTSWKSTDDPAKGDFSLRIDTHGLPQQVSMKGDKIKARGGPWNGISFSGYPRLRPNPIFEYEFVMNKTEVYYVYKLVNSSVFSRLVFYPSGVWGRLVWRDQTHSWEIYSTSQVDQCENYAYCGAYATCNTNRSPVCTCLQGFVSKSPKNWNSVDWSDGCVRRTPLECNRDGFLKYTNVKLPDTSSSWFNITMSLKECEGLCLKNCSCTAYSNLDIRGKGSGCLLWFGNLNDMRVDQDGLDGQDIYIRLANSELDNSEKNWHPSKIKQVRIIVGSALLVMGILILGVISYVWKKKISFKGITRKNYNDVGGNENMELPVFDFMTIANATCNFSGNNKLGEGGFGPVYKGTLQEGQVVAVKRLSANSGQGINEFKNEVLLIAKLQHRNLVKLLGYSVQENEKMLIYEYMPNKSLDSFIFDHTRSKLLNWHNRIHIIGGIARGLLYLHQDSRLKIIHRDLKASNILLDDTMNPKISDFGLARTFGRDQTEAKTKRIVGTHGYMSPEYAGYGQFSIKSDVFSFGVLVLEIVSGKRNREFCHFDDHLNLLGLAWRLWIEDQAMELIDKSIGDMFTLCDQVLRCIHVGLLCVQQRPEDRPDMSSVVLMLSSESLLPKPRQPGFYSEKARPIADSSSTKHEPVSTNEISMTLLEGR